The following are encoded in a window of candidate division TA06 bacterium genomic DNA:
- a CDS encoding NAD(P)/FAD-dependent oxidoreductase, which produces MLDKEYDIVVVGAGPSGSMAAKVAAELGASVLVVEKKRAIGVPVACAEGISKPVLNSLMAPKPSWIATEVVGAIVTTPSGRSCKIEHPDAGYILERKMFDRDLAAMAVQAGACLLTNAEVVGLLSENHRVVGVEVSHRGNKKVVRSKVLIGADGVNSRVARWTSIYGELLPEDYHACAEYLLGRVEVDLGYTEFLAGNEVAPGGYAWIFPKSEATANVGLGISPHLTKKKPFEYLDELVEKRFPHASKLETISGSVPTSPADRLVGDAVMLVGDAARVSDPMTGAGIANGLFSAAIAGRVAARCSKEGDVSRKALSQYEKEWNKKHGKDLRYRARAREVFLKLTDDDFETIFDFVEKYFDGKIVRELRPRQLVVPLIKSSPRFLALARHLM; this is translated from the coding sequence GTGCTCGATAAGGAATACGATATTGTGGTTGTGGGTGCAGGCCCAAGTGGGTCCATGGCAGCGAAGGTAGCAGCCGAACTGGGTGCGAGCGTTCTTGTTGTGGAGAAGAAAAGGGCCATTGGCGTCCCGGTTGCCTGCGCAGAGGGGATAAGCAAGCCTGTTCTCAACTCGCTGATGGCGCCAAAACCCTCCTGGATAGCGACTGAGGTTGTGGGGGCCATAGTGACAACTCCCAGCGGCCGCTCTTGCAAGATAGAACATCCAGATGCAGGCTATATACTGGAGAGGAAGATGTTTGACAGGGATCTTGCGGCCATGGCAGTACAGGCGGGTGCGTGCCTGTTGACCAATGCTGAGGTGGTTGGGCTTCTGTCAGAGAATCACAGGGTCGTGGGAGTTGAAGTTTCACACAGGGGTAACAAGAAGGTGGTTCGTTCAAAGGTGTTGATCGGTGCAGATGGCGTAAATTCAAGGGTTGCCCGGTGGACGTCGATATATGGGGAACTGTTGCCAGAAGACTATCATGCCTGCGCCGAGTACCTTCTGGGGAGGGTTGAGGTCGATCTCGGATATACAGAGTTCCTTGCCGGTAATGAAGTAGCACCTGGGGGTTATGCCTGGATTTTTCCCAAGAGCGAAGCCACTGCCAATGTTGGCTTGGGCATATCTCCGCACCTGACGAAGAAGAAACCGTTTGAATATCTGGATGAGCTTGTGGAAAAGAGGTTTCCGCATGCCAGCAAGCTGGAAACAATATCAGGTAGTGTCCCAACATCTCCTGCAGACCGTCTGGTGGGTGATGCCGTTATGCTGGTGGGGGATGCTGCCAGGGTGTCAGACCCGATGACAGGCGCAGGCATTGCGAATGGACTTTTTTCAGCAGCGATTGCAGGCAGAGTTGCGGCCCGATGTTCTAAAGAAGGCGATGTATCCAGAAAGGCGCTCTCCCAATATGAGAAGGAATGGAACAAAAAGCATGGCAAGGACCTCAGGTATAGAGCCAGGGCGCGCGAAGTTTTCCTCAAATTAACAGACGATGATTTCGAAACAATCTTTGACTTTGTGGAGAAGTATTTCGATGGAAAGATCGTGAGGGAACTAAGGCCGCGGCAGCTCGTGGTCCCATTGATAAAATCTTCTCCAAGATTCCTGGCGCTTGCCAGGCACCTTATGTGA
- a CDS encoding spore coat protein, protein MRGVILAGGLGKRLYPLTKITNKHLLPVYDRPMIYYPIQTLVDAGVREVLLVTGGNSAGDFLRLLGDGRGFGLVRIQYAYQEKEGGIAQAVGLAEHFAEGGKIVVMLGDNLLEKSIASSVRKFRKQKKGARILLKEVDKPQDYGVAEIRGKKIVSVVEKPKRPKSHFAVIGVYMYDSNVFEVIRKLKPSGRGELEITDVNNVYIKRSQMCYDVVDGWWGDAGSSIDGLLQVNNKVREMRRKRKR, encoded by the coding sequence GTGCGAGGGGTTATTCTTGCTGGTGGTCTGGGGAAGAGGCTCTATCCCCTGACCAAGATTACGAACAAGCATCTATTGCCTGTCTATGACAGGCCGATGATATACTACCCCATACAAACGCTGGTAGATGCGGGCGTAAGAGAGGTACTGCTAGTCACTGGTGGCAACAGTGCCGGCGATTTTCTGAGACTGCTCGGCGATGGAAGAGGGTTTGGCCTTGTGAGGATACAGTATGCCTATCAGGAAAAAGAGGGAGGGATCGCCCAAGCGGTGGGGTTGGCGGAGCACTTTGCTGAGGGTGGGAAGATAGTGGTCATGCTTGGCGATAACCTGCTGGAGAAGTCGATAGCCTCCTCTGTCCGGAAGTTCAGGAAGCAGAAGAAAGGAGCAAGGATACTTTTGAAAGAGGTGGATAAACCCCAGGACTATGGTGTCGCCGAGATTAGAGGAAAGAAGATTGTGAGTGTGGTGGAGAAACCCAAGAGACCGAAGTCACATTTTGCAGTGATTGGAGTCTACATGTACGATTCGAACGTGTTTGAAGTAATAAGAAAGTTGAAACCTTCAGGAAGAGGGGAACTGGAAATAACCGATGTGAACAACGTCTATATCAAACGCAGTCAGATGTGTTACGATGTAGTTGATGGATGGTGGGGAGATGCCGGCTCATCCATCGATGGTCTGCTGCAGGTGAATAACAAGGTGAGAGAGATGAGGCGGAAGAGAAAAAGATGA
- the recA gene encoding recombinase RecA yields MAKKDDSRGKAVEMAVSQIEKQFGKGSIMRLGDPGARISVDTIPTGSLALDTALGIGGVPRGRVVEIFGTEASGKTTIALHIIAEAQKLGGTAAFIDAEHALDPIYSRRLGVDVDQLLISQPDTGEQALEITEMLVRSGGVDVTVIDSVAALVPKAEIEGEMGDVHVGLQARLMSQALRKLTAVISKSNTCAIFVNQVRYKIGVMFGNPMTTPGGLALKFHSSVRLQIRRTSAIKVGDQSVGNQVVVRVVKNKLAPPFRDATFDIYFGEGISREAEVLDLGVENKIVEKSGTWYSYGDERIGQGRDNARSFLKENPSVLADIEKKVREALGLPIVRKKAEAARPKEES; encoded by the coding sequence ATGGCGAAGAAGGACGACAGTAGGGGTAAGGCTGTTGAGATGGCCGTATCTCAGATAGAGAAGCAGTTCGGGAAGGGTTCAATAATGAGGCTGGGAGATCCCGGGGCTAGGATTTCGGTCGATACGATACCGACAGGTTCGCTCGCGCTTGATACAGCACTTGGCATAGGAGGTGTTCCAAGGGGTCGTGTCGTGGAGATATTTGGGACAGAGGCCTCTGGCAAGACTACCATAGCTTTGCACATCATCGCAGAGGCTCAAAAGCTCGGGGGTACAGCGGCGTTCATCGATGCTGAGCATGCACTGGACCCCATATATTCCAGGAGACTGGGTGTGGATGTTGATCAACTTCTCATCTCTCAGCCTGACACGGGAGAGCAGGCGCTGGAGATTACAGAAATGCTGGTCAGAAGCGGAGGAGTCGATGTTACGGTTATCGATTCTGTTGCAGCGCTGGTCCCCAAAGCCGAGATAGAGGGAGAAATGGGTGATGTTCATGTTGGTCTTCAGGCCAGGCTGATGTCCCAGGCGCTAAGAAAGCTGACCGCCGTGATAAGCAAGTCAAACACATGTGCCATTTTTGTCAATCAGGTGAGATACAAGATAGGTGTGATGTTTGGCAATCCCATGACAACTCCTGGAGGGCTGGCTCTGAAGTTTCACTCATCGGTAAGACTACAGATAAGAAGGACAAGCGCAATCAAGGTAGGCGACCAGAGCGTTGGGAACCAGGTCGTCGTCAGAGTAGTAAAAAACAAACTTGCGCCTCCATTCAGGGATGCAACCTTTGACATATATTTTGGTGAGGGGATCTCCCGTGAGGCCGAGGTGCTAGACCTTGGCGTTGAAAATAAGATTGTTGAGAAATCAGGGACCTGGTACAGCTACGGCGATGAAAGGATAGGCCAGGGCAGAGACAACGCAAGATCATTTCTGAAGGAGAACCCTTCGGTTCTGGCTGACATAGAGAAGAAGGTTAGAGAAGCACTTGGCCTTCCTATTGTTAGAAAGAAAGCCGAAGCCGCGAGGCCCAAGGAGGAAAGTTAG
- a CDS encoding geranylgeranylglyceryl/heptaprenylglyceryl phosphate synthase — protein sequence MESQSGSVFKYLMDSVRKNGAGYFVLLDPEGRYSLRIEDVVTSITKNGADAILIGGSSVRRRIFDDFVTKVKSNTNLPIIVFPGNADQLNENADAVFFLSLVSGRNPRYLIEEHVKAAPIIREMGLETIPVGYIIVGSGSQTSVAVESRTDPIDRDDIDCAVAHALAAKYLGMRMIYMDAGSGAKLSVPEKMIEKVKSETGLPLIIGGGIRSPENASKKVEAGADFVVTGNMIEQDPTLVAEFRQAIHRKPEN from the coding sequence ATGGAATCTCAGTCGGGTTCGGTATTCAAGTATCTTATGGATTCGGTCAGGAAGAACGGTGCTGGCTATTTTGTTCTTCTTGACCCTGAAGGTAGATACAGTCTCAGGATAGAAGATGTCGTTACGTCAATAACAAAGAATGGTGCAGATGCAATACTCATTGGTGGATCGTCTGTGCGCAGGCGAATCTTCGATGACTTCGTAACGAAAGTGAAATCCAACACAAACCTTCCCATCATCGTCTTCCCCGGCAACGCAGATCAGTTGAACGAGAACGCTGATGCCGTTTTTTTTCTTTCGCTGGTCAGTGGGAGAAACCCAAGATATTTGATAGAGGAACATGTGAAGGCAGCACCCATAATAAGAGAGATGGGCCTTGAAACGATTCCTGTGGGCTACATCATCGTTGGTTCAGGATCCCAGACGTCGGTTGCCGTGGAGAGCCGAACAGATCCCATAGACAGAGATGACATTGATTGTGCTGTTGCACATGCACTGGCCGCCAAGTATCTGGGCATGAGGATGATATATATGGATGCGGGAAGCGGAGCAAAACTGTCGGTGCCTGAAAAGATGATAGAGAAGGTGAAGTCAGAAACCGGACTTCCCCTTATAATAGGGGGTGGGATCAGAAGTCCTGAGAACGCGAGCAAGAAGGTGGAAGCTGGGGCCGACTTCGTGGTGACCGGAAACATGATAGAACAGGATCCAACTCTGGTGGCGGAATTCAGACAGGCCATACATAGAAAGCCTGAGAATTAG
- the alaS gene encoding alanine--tRNA ligase produces MERMTSNELRKRFFEFFEERDHKIVDGSPLVPQRDPSLLFTSAGMVQFKSYYTGLVPLPYTRAASVQKCLRVSDLESVGKTVRHNTFFEMLGNFSFGDYFKKEGIEWAWEFLLEVLKIPVERLSVSIYEEDDEAYDLWHKHIGLNSSIIYRLGKEDNFWGPAGATGPCGPCSEIFYDMGEEFGCGKETCQPGCDCDRYFELWNLVFPQFEKTEKGQMIPLANRGIDTGMGMERLAVSMQGGNSIFDTDLFSPIIDEAVRALDVSYSKDKVAFNVIVDHIRALTFACAEGVIPSNEGRGYVLRRLLRRALRRGVFLGTEEPFLYRLVGTVTDVMKEPYPELVERREQVSLIIKSEEERFFRTLNQGLALFEEITSTGSGVISGDDAFRLYDTYGFPIDMTLEIAGERGLRVDLKEFEEKMAAQKERARAASRFQSADMGEGWEGLEGEEAEFVGYERISIQARIIGWRVSNGDVEMRLDKTPFYAEAGGQVGDTGRIYSDDFEVKVTNTIWTDHGVVHVGKLERGEVKGGTVTAEVDCERRKDIARNHTATHILQGVLRVVLGKHVRQEGSLVEPERLRFDFTHYNPLTRREIDRVEEMVNSKVRGNLSVVSVNTTYDEATKGMGAIALFGEKYGDDVRVMRVGDFSAELCGGTHLDATGEIGLFRIVSESAVAAGIRRIEAMTGRGAYEHMKKEEEVLSRVSDALGSTTEDLENKLQKLLQEQKILKKRVRQLESKLASAFAVKLVGKARLVEGIQVMASRVEFSDIVGLRQMADQARARVKGKCVGVFGSEIEGKAVFVAFVTDNLTNRLKAGDVAREVAKVTGGGGGGKPTLAEAGGKDVGKIDEAIGRVPQIVKDLLKSAR; encoded by the coding sequence ATCGAGAGAATGACATCGAATGAACTGAGAAAAAGATTCTTTGAATTCTTTGAGGAAAGAGATCACAAGATCGTAGACGGTTCGCCTCTTGTTCCTCAGAGAGATCCCAGTCTTCTGTTTACCAGTGCGGGTATGGTCCAGTTCAAGTCTTACTACACTGGGCTCGTACCTTTGCCTTATACCCGCGCTGCCTCAGTGCAAAAATGCTTGAGGGTGAGCGACCTAGAAAGTGTCGGCAAGACCGTGCGGCACAACACCTTTTTCGAAATGCTGGGTAACTTTTCCTTCGGCGACTACTTCAAGAAAGAGGGGATTGAATGGGCATGGGAGTTCCTTCTCGAGGTTCTCAAGATTCCAGTAGAGCGGCTCTCAGTGTCCATCTATGAAGAAGATGACGAAGCTTACGATTTGTGGCACAAACATATCGGCTTAAACAGTTCGATCATCTACAGACTTGGCAAGGAAGACAACTTCTGGGGTCCGGCTGGTGCCACCGGGCCATGCGGACCCTGTTCTGAAATCTTCTATGACATGGGAGAAGAATTTGGATGCGGGAAGGAGACCTGCCAGCCGGGGTGTGACTGCGATAGGTACTTTGAATTGTGGAACCTGGTCTTTCCTCAATTTGAAAAGACGGAAAAGGGCCAGATGATTCCTTTGGCGAACAGGGGGATCGATACTGGTATGGGTATGGAGAGGCTCGCAGTCTCCATGCAGGGCGGCAATAGTATATTCGATACGGATCTCTTTTCTCCAATAATCGATGAGGCGGTCAGGGCCCTCGACGTGAGTTACTCAAAAGATAAAGTAGCTTTCAATGTAATAGTTGACCACATAAGAGCTCTCACATTTGCATGTGCCGAGGGGGTCATACCATCGAATGAAGGCAGGGGGTATGTTCTCAGAAGACTACTACGGAGAGCGCTAAGAAGGGGAGTATTCCTCGGGACCGAGGAACCTTTCCTGTATAGACTTGTGGGGACGGTCACAGATGTGATGAAGGAGCCTTATCCTGAACTGGTGGAGAGAAGGGAACAAGTGTCCTTGATCATAAAGAGTGAGGAGGAAAGGTTTTTCAGAACCCTGAATCAGGGCCTGGCGCTGTTCGAGGAGATAACTTCCACTGGCAGTGGTGTAATATCCGGCGACGACGCCTTCCGACTGTACGACACCTATGGTTTTCCCATAGATATGACATTGGAGATTGCCGGGGAGAGAGGTCTTCGAGTCGATCTCAAAGAATTCGAAGAGAAGATGGCTGCTCAAAAAGAGAGAGCAAGAGCTGCCTCCAGGTTTCAATCGGCAGACATGGGAGAAGGTTGGGAGGGTCTGGAGGGAGAGGAAGCCGAGTTTGTAGGCTATGAGAGAATCTCGATTCAGGCACGGATTATTGGATGGCGAGTAAGCAATGGGGACGTGGAAATGAGACTGGACAAGACTCCATTCTACGCAGAGGCGGGCGGGCAGGTTGGCGACACAGGCCGAATATACTCTGATGATTTCGAGGTGAAGGTGACCAACACAATATGGACAGATCATGGAGTAGTCCATGTGGGGAAACTGGAAAGGGGTGAGGTTAAAGGCGGGACGGTGACAGCTGAGGTTGACTGCGAGAGGAGGAAAGACATTGCCAGAAACCATACAGCGACTCACATTTTGCAGGGTGTCCTGAGGGTCGTCCTGGGAAAGCACGTCAGGCAGGAAGGTTCGCTTGTGGAGCCTGAAAGACTCAGATTTGATTTTACCCACTACAATCCGTTGACAAGAAGAGAGATTGACCGGGTAGAAGAGATGGTAAACTCCAAGGTGAGGGGGAACCTGTCTGTTGTGTCTGTAAACACCACCTATGACGAAGCGACCAAAGGGATGGGGGCTATCGCCCTGTTTGGTGAGAAATATGGTGATGATGTGAGAGTCATGAGGGTAGGTGACTTCTCCGCCGAGCTCTGCGGCGGAACGCACCTTGATGCTACTGGCGAAATCGGATTGTTCAGGATTGTCTCTGAAAGTGCAGTTGCAGCCGGCATAAGAAGAATAGAGGCAATGACGGGAAGAGGAGCCTACGAGCACATGAAGAAGGAGGAAGAAGTACTTTCTAGAGTTTCGGATGCTCTGGGTTCTACGACGGAAGACTTAGAAAACAAGCTTCAAAAACTTCTCCAGGAACAGAAGATCCTGAAGAAAAGGGTGAGACAGCTCGAATCCAAACTGGCATCAGCTTTCGCCGTGAAACTTGTGGGAAAAGCAAGGTTGGTAGAAGGGATACAGGTGATGGCCTCGAGGGTTGAGTTCAGTGACATAGTCGGCCTGAGACAAATGGCTGACCAGGCCAGGGCAAGGGTCAAGGGGAAGTGTGTGGGTGTGTTCGGATCCGAAATAGAGGGAAAGGCGGTCTTTGTTGCTTTTGTTACAGATAATTTGACAAATCGGCTAAAGGCGGGTGATGTGGCAAGAGAGGTGGCGAAGGTGACTGGAGGCGGAGGTGGTGGGAAGCCTACTCTTGCAGAGGCTGGAGGCAAGGACGTCGGGAAGATTGATGAGGCAATAGGCCGTGTTCCTCAAATAGTGAAGGATCTGCTCAAAAGTGCTCGATAA